In Alnus glutinosa chromosome 7, dhAlnGlut1.1, whole genome shotgun sequence, the sequence AACCGcagcaatgtgtgtgtgtgtgttttttttattattattattatttacttcTCTTAATTTAAATTGCAATGACAGAAATATTTGCAACTTAATGCAGAAACATATAACCTTAAACCTTGATACATTCAGGCTTGCAGCGTTGCCAACGTCTTATGCTCAACTCCTGgcatgaatattttttaaattacaaaagagAAGTTAATAAAGATAACATAAGttcgaaaaataataataatagtaataataaaatataacataacataacaagTTTTTGATACActtgaaaatattatatttgttccacacaaaatatataatttctccTCATTTAATGCTTTAGGAGCGGAATAGTTGCACTCGGAGCTATTGGACGAGGTAAATAGTGGAAAGTCTAACTTATGAAATAATAGACAagtaatataaataaaaatggattttgtccaaaaagggatttatttatttatttattttttttttcattttagtttaTATCTAAATCAAAAAAACATTAAGAGTACGTTTACGACcaaatcaagaagaagaagaagaaagaactgaGCTTGCCTGATTTGTTGAAGTATCCTCGTGTCCTCATCGAGCTGAAGCTTTGGTACATGCGCGATCTTCTTGGACTCAACTTTATTCCGTCTAAATTCCTACTCAACTGAGGACATCcttcaaaattcatttttcttagCGCTGGGAGACGATGTGTCCCCTCCGGAAGAGATGACAAATAGGGGCAGTCAATAATCTCAAGTGTGTGAAGTGATTTGAAAGTTGGCAGCCACTCAGGCAAGGCCTTGAAGTTCTTACAATCTTCGATTTCTAGGTGTTGTAAAGTATTAGCATATCCTTGGATCCACAGGGGCAAGAACTCCAACTTTGGTAAATTACCAAGAAACAAACTTCGGAGGCTCAGCTTGAGACCCTGGTTGTGATCTTCTCCTCCCATCAAACTAAGCATTGGACAGTGATAAATTGCCAGATACTCTAAGGCGGTTAGGTGCTTGATATTGAATGGCAAAGAGGTCAAACTTGAACAGTCACATATCACCAGTGTACGAAGGTTGGTGAGGCACCCGTCAACTTTTAGTTTCAGGcaacaaaataaactcaaacTCCGAAGAGAGTTAAAGGATTCATTCCCCAACAAGCACATATACTTTGTTGTTACTGCCAAATACCTAAGGCTGATCATGTTCCTTGTACCTTTGGGCAACTGTTCAAGTCTCTGGCATCCGTGGAGTAGTAGTGTTTGCAAATTGTGCAGCTTGCAGATAGAACTAGGAAGTTTCTTGATCCATTTATTGTAAGAGAGGTTGAGATATCTCAAATGCTTCAAAGTACCGATAGAATTTGGCAACAATTCAATAGATGAATTACTTAAATCAAGCAATCGCAAGTAGTTGAATCTCGAGATGCGTACTTCAACTAATGACACTGGGGGTGGTTGCACGCCTGTGGGCATAATGGTGCGCACCTTTGTTAACTTGTCTAAGCAGTTTGGAACTCCTTGacccatttttaaaaatgacaaataacgAATTGTTCCAACAATGTCTTTGTTGCCCAACTCTACTACTGAACACTCTTCTTGTGCAACTAAGATTGCAAGATCATGGATGAGATCATGCATT encodes:
- the LOC133873173 gene encoding disease resistance protein RGA2-like, with protein sequence MANGLKFETSINKEQELEDVGELYINELLSRSFFQDASEKLPSLPFYTFKMHDLIHDLAILVAQEECSVVELGNKDIVGTIRYLSFLKMGQGVPNCLDKLTKVRTIMPTGVQPPPVSLVEVRISRFNYLRLLDLSNSSIELLPNSIGTLKHLRYLNLSYNKWIKKLPSSICKLHNLQTLLLHGCQRLEQLPKGTRNMISLRYLAVTTKYMCLLGNESFNSLRSLSLFCCLKLKVDGCLTNLRTLVICDCSSLTSLPFNIKHLTALEYLAIYHCPMLSLMGGEDHNQGLKLSLRSLFLGNLPKLEFLPLWIQGYANTLQHLEIEDCKNFKALPEWLPTFKSLHTLEIIDCPYLSSLPEGTHRLPALRKMNFEGCPQLSRNLDGIKLSPRRSRMYQSFSSMRTRGYFNKSGKLSSFFFFFLIWS